The proteins below are encoded in one region of Belonocnema kinseyi isolate 2016_QV_RU_SX_M_011 chromosome 5, B_treatae_v1, whole genome shotgun sequence:
- the LOC117172693 gene encoding dynein regulatory complex subunit 7-like: MEAKKEKAKADELQKQEDEQQRMIKEFEKPPPDECHGFRIHSWVVVLPDYSGPRGQEILAPFFIEPSSGVSCSPTDLEANLLYLGVESIWNDRNYWVNIQSCSEGCAGINWDLTKNKFWEHLLPGEPWTMRGVDDTEEEEIEIQREKHLDMPGSYVDKIEIHSLDFERRYPNGKKTTFYKKAKVEQIAPYFNISGLIERVTLYDDYEYTIPIKVYEKFINRGDNLFKSTKEMNSKLVTDFYNRGRPDACKEHHYYSKLPDRVDDERIIEYYDAVRLDGLSKIKMHRNYLFQDYKNRDDFLFNREVHFTTDKGRKDENDIHYREIVKIIERYHRNEKIPASQNIAVKEFAIVDNEIRLKYHYDKGNYTRATRTFVKPSMADRGERLVFNPEMVFEYNPDPMAPPEKTLILFYDLKKQLEDEQQSTFHVRDAELEINRFIQTKNEEHMMPKLSVSVFDRNRNEKARAEILEQEETLRAESQRDTEVTVDLLAPYIESLGNPSTLTKEQAFKINEQFLNDFKQSQVDRANYMLRMLNHGNQELQKLQANLIQTDGLQVEEKEKLRIRLNEMNIYLHTLEERLNRHRDLVPERYRQTVNVLREDPRMAILREYHAYN; this comes from the exons ATGGAGGCCAAAAAAGAAAAAGCTAAGGCTGACGAACTTCAAAAACAGGAAGACGAGCAGCAGAGGATGATAAAG GAATTTGAAAAGCCTCCTCCTGACGAGTGTCATGGATTCCGAATACACTCATGGGTCGTTGTCCTGCCAGATTATAGTGGACCTCGAGGTCAAGAAATTCTTGCACCTTTCTTCATCGAACCTTCATCTGGAGTTTCGTGTTCACCGACTGACCTGGAAGCCAATCTTCTTTACCTGGGAGTTGAGAGTATTTGGAATGACCGAAATTACTGGGTCAATATACAATCATGTAGTGAGGGGTGTGCAGGAATAAATtgggatttaacaaaaaataaattttgggaaCATCTGCTTCCTGGTGAACCTTGGACGATGAGAGGGGTCGACGATACTGAAGAAGAGGAAATTGAAATCCAACGGGAGAAACATCTTGATATGCCGGGATCTTATGTTGATAAGATTGAGATTCATAGTCTAG attttgagaGACGATATCCAAATGGGAAAAAGACAACCTTTTATAAAAAAGCTAAAGTGGAACAAATTGCTCCGTATTTTAACATAAGTGGATTAATTGAGCGAGTCACTCTTTATGATGATTACGAATACACAATCCCtataaaagtttatgaaaaatttataaacagaGGGGACAATTTATTCAAGTccacgaaagaaatgaattcgaAACTAGTTACCGATTTCTATAACAGAGGACGTCCTGATGCCTGCAAAG aaCATCATTATTATTCTAAATTGCCTGATAGAGTTGATGATGAAAGGATAATCGAATATTACGATGCAGTGCGTCTAGATGgcctttctaaaataaaaatgcatcgaAATTATCTCTTCCAGGATTATAAGAATCGAGACGATTTTCTCTTTAATCG AGAAGTTCACTTTACGACAGACAAGGGACGAAAAGATGAAAATGATATTCACTATCGTGAAATTGTG aaaataatagaaaggtaccatagaaatgaaaaaattccagCTTCTCAAAACATTGCAGTTAAAGAATTTGCAATTGTTGATAATGAAATTCGACTAAAATATCATTACGATAAGGGAAATTACACCAGAGCTACTCGAACATTTGTCAAACCTTCCATGGCTGACCGAGGTGAACGTCTTGTCTTCAATCCGGAAATGGTTTTTGAATACAat CCAGATCCGATGGCTCCTCCAGAAAAGACCTTGATTCTTTTTTACGATCTAAAAAAGCAGCTTGAAGATGAACAACAAAGTACCTTTCATGTTAGAGACGCAGAGTTGGAAATTAATAGATTCATTCAAACCAAAAACGAGGAGCATATGATGCCAAAACTTTCAGTCTCAGTTTTTGATAGAAACAGGAACGAAAAAGCTAGAGCTGAAATTCTGGAAcag GAGGAAACGCTACGAGCTGAAAGTCAACGAGACACAGAAGTGACTGTAGATCTTCTTGCTCCTTATATAGAAAGTCTAGGAAATCCATCCACTCTTACGAAGGAACaggcatttaaaattaatgagcAATTCCTCAATGATTTCAAACAGTCACAAGTTGATCGAGCAAATTATATGCTACGAATGTTGAACCACGGAAATCAAGAGCTACAGAAGTTGCAGGCAAACTTGATtcag ACCGATGGTTTACAAGTCGAAGAGAAGGAAAAATTAAGGATTCGTCTTAATGAAATGAATATATATCTTCACACCTTGGAGGAAAGATTGAACAGACATCGAGATCTCGTTCCAGAAAGATATCGCCAAACGGTGAACGTTTTGCGAGAAGATCCTCGGATGGCCATTTTACGAGAATATCACgcctataattaa